In a genomic window of Rhopalosiphum maidis isolate BTI-1 chromosome 4, ASM367621v3, whole genome shotgun sequence:
- the LOC113549797 gene encoding uncharacterized protein LOC113549797 isoform X2, whose protein sequence is MENPAYNPEEGQRMANECLAARLLSGKDNTGGRGGTGTAVSTIYDPRAYGTTATAAATNAAAVVTTPTPAAFQPATRQQPGKRCTCWQPPSDIPHLHKCNSPPRTMCHTNMFVLYTFLFFTALICLTTSVLLYITRIQVPHKEKYPLVVEGEFQITNIPYTIGFVDRNSTEFLALSANITIQLDDTFRNSELSPWYDGCEVIDLSPGQAKGVQVQCEIKFSQEPESAIGIGQIGIAFLKTLRIQHGHTWLGNYSVDVQSIGFQMSGELGMWTDWSEWSGCEDPGDYVATRTRKCLTRDTREPTSVDRCLLIPGNKSDLDLMPCRIYLSQNSDLDEYFTVPPPISTSTSKEVIEQAPTNKVTENVEDNWICDECKEDEVCLADRDEGILQCLPSLDIKDLTGCGGRCGINTQYCQNIHRNAYTCVDTSPCSKNEFECGNRMCVSDKAKCNGIYDCLDQTDEKDCPCDLETHFRCGIQCLLKTKMCDGVSDCWNGHDELNCTQMAGV, encoded by the exons ATGGAAAACCCGGCTTACAACCCGGAGGAGGGCCAGCGGATGGCCAACGAGTGTTTGGCCGCGAGGTTATTGTCCGGTAAGGACAACACGGGCGGCCGCGGCGGCACCGGCACCGCGGTGTCCACGATCTACGACCCACGCGCCTACGGAaccaccgccaccgccgcagCCACCAACGCCGCCGCGGTAGTGACGACGCCCACGCCGGCCGCATTCCAACCGGCGACCCGGCAACAGCCCGGCAAGCGGTGTACCTGCTGGCAGCCGCCCTCGGACATACCGCATTTGCATAAGTGCAATTCGCCGCCCAGGACCATGTGCCACACCAACATGTTCGTCCTGTACACGTTTCTATTCTTCACGGCTCTCATATGCCTGACCACCAGCGTGCTGTTGTACATCACTAGAATACAAG ttccACATAAAGAGAAATATCCATTAGTAGTAGAAGGAGAAtttcaaattacaaatatcCCGTACACGATAGGCTTTGTGGATAGAAACTCCACCGAGTTTTTAGCACTGAGTGCCAATATCACGATTCAG TTGGACGACACGTTCAGAAACAGTGAACTGTCACCGTGGTATGATGGCTGTGAGGTGATTGATCTAAGTCCCGGTCAAGCAAAGGGTGTTCAAGTGCAGTGCGAGATAAAGTTCTCTCAAGAACCCGAGTCTGCTATTGGCATTGGGCAGATCGGTATTGCATTCCTGAAGACTCTTCGCATACAGCATGGACATACTTGGTTAGGAAACTACAGTGTAGACGTTCAATCTATTGGAtttcaaa tgAGTGGCGAATTGGGAATGTGGACTGATTGGTCTGAATGGAGTGGTTGTGAAGATCCCGGAGACTATGTAGCTACCAGGACCAGAAAATGTCTAACTAGGGACACGCGAGAACCGACAAGCGTAGACCGGTGTCTGCTAATACCGGGCAATAAGAGTGATCTGGACCTGATGCCTTGTCGGATATATCTATCACAAAATTCAGACCTCGATGAATATTTCACAGTCCCACCACCGATTTCGACATCAACCAGCAAAGAAGTAATTGAACAAGCGCCGACAAACAAAGTCACAGAAAACG ttGAAGATAATTGGATTTGTGACGAATGCAAAGAAGACGAAGTTTGTTTGGCCGATCGAGACGAAGGGATTCTGCAATGTTTACCAAGCTTAGATATAAAGGATTTAACTGGATGTGGTGGACGATGTGGTATAAACACCCAGTACTgtcaaaatattcatagaaatgCGTATAC ttgtGTGGATACTTCGCCATGCTCTAAAAACGAGTTTGAATGTGGAAACCGCATGTGCGTATCGGATAAAGCGAAGTGTAATGGTATTTACGATTGTTTAGACCAGACAGACGAAAAAGATTGTC CTTGTGATCTCGAAACACACTTCCGATGTGGCATTCAATGTTTGCTAAAGACGAAAATGTGCGATGGCGTGTCTGACTGTTGGAATGGCCACGACGAACTGAATTGTACTC aaatggCCGGTGTGTAA
- the LOC113549797 gene encoding low-density lipoprotein receptor-related protein 1 isoform X1 has product MENPAYNPEEGQRMANECLAARLLSGKDNTGGRGGTGTAVSTIYDPRAYGTTATAAATNAAAVVTTPTPAAFQPATRQQPGKRCTCWQPPSDIPHLHKCNSPPRTMCHTNMFVLYTFLFFTALICLTTSVLLYITRIQVPHKEKYPLVVEGEFQITNIPYTIGFVDRNSTEFLALSANITIQLDDTFRNSELSPWYDGCEVIDLSPGQAKGVQVQCEIKFSQEPESAIGIGQIGIAFLKTLRIQHGHTWLGNYSVDVQSIGFQMSGELGMWTDWSEWSGCEDPGDYVATRTRKCLTRDTREPTSVDRCLLIPGNKSDLDLMPCRIYLSQNSDLDEYFTVPPPISTSTSKEVIEQAPTNKVTENVEDNWICDECKEDEVCLADRDEGILQCLPSLDIKDLTGCGGRCGINTQYCQNIHRNAYTCVDTSPCSKNEFECGNRMCVSDKAKCNGIYDCLDQTDEKDCPCDLETHFRCGIQCLLKTKMCDGVSDCWNGHDELNCTHCEDGKFACNSNDECVIYDHFCDAYPDCTDKSDEPLGCEGPCRSNEKACRNGRCVKIHTLCDEIEDCGNEFNNKTNC; this is encoded by the exons ATGGAAAACCCGGCTTACAACCCGGAGGAGGGCCAGCGGATGGCCAACGAGTGTTTGGCCGCGAGGTTATTGTCCGGTAAGGACAACACGGGCGGCCGCGGCGGCACCGGCACCGCGGTGTCCACGATCTACGACCCACGCGCCTACGGAaccaccgccaccgccgcagCCACCAACGCCGCCGCGGTAGTGACGACGCCCACGCCGGCCGCATTCCAACCGGCGACCCGGCAACAGCCCGGCAAGCGGTGTACCTGCTGGCAGCCGCCCTCGGACATACCGCATTTGCATAAGTGCAATTCGCCGCCCAGGACCATGTGCCACACCAACATGTTCGTCCTGTACACGTTTCTATTCTTCACGGCTCTCATATGCCTGACCACCAGCGTGCTGTTGTACATCACTAGAATACAAG ttccACATAAAGAGAAATATCCATTAGTAGTAGAAGGAGAAtttcaaattacaaatatcCCGTACACGATAGGCTTTGTGGATAGAAACTCCACCGAGTTTTTAGCACTGAGTGCCAATATCACGATTCAG TTGGACGACACGTTCAGAAACAGTGAACTGTCACCGTGGTATGATGGCTGTGAGGTGATTGATCTAAGTCCCGGTCAAGCAAAGGGTGTTCAAGTGCAGTGCGAGATAAAGTTCTCTCAAGAACCCGAGTCTGCTATTGGCATTGGGCAGATCGGTATTGCATTCCTGAAGACTCTTCGCATACAGCATGGACATACTTGGTTAGGAAACTACAGTGTAGACGTTCAATCTATTGGAtttcaaa tgAGTGGCGAATTGGGAATGTGGACTGATTGGTCTGAATGGAGTGGTTGTGAAGATCCCGGAGACTATGTAGCTACCAGGACCAGAAAATGTCTAACTAGGGACACGCGAGAACCGACAAGCGTAGACCGGTGTCTGCTAATACCGGGCAATAAGAGTGATCTGGACCTGATGCCTTGTCGGATATATCTATCACAAAATTCAGACCTCGATGAATATTTCACAGTCCCACCACCGATTTCGACATCAACCAGCAAAGAAGTAATTGAACAAGCGCCGACAAACAAAGTCACAGAAAACG ttGAAGATAATTGGATTTGTGACGAATGCAAAGAAGACGAAGTTTGTTTGGCCGATCGAGACGAAGGGATTCTGCAATGTTTACCAAGCTTAGATATAAAGGATTTAACTGGATGTGGTGGACGATGTGGTATAAACACCCAGTACTgtcaaaatattcatagaaatgCGTATAC ttgtGTGGATACTTCGCCATGCTCTAAAAACGAGTTTGAATGTGGAAACCGCATGTGCGTATCGGATAAAGCGAAGTGTAATGGTATTTACGATTGTTTAGACCAGACAGACGAAAAAGATTGTC CTTGTGATCTCGAAACACACTTCCGATGTGGCATTCAATGTTTGCTAAAGACGAAAATGTGCGATGGCGTGTCTGACTGTTGGAATGGCCACGACGAACTGAATTGTACTC attgcGAAGACGGTAAATTTGCTTGTAATTCAAACGATGAGTGTGTAATCTACGATCATTTTTGTGACGCATACCCAGACTGTACAGACAAGTCTGACGAACCGTTAGGATGTGAAGGGCCTTGCAGGAGTAATGAGAAAGCTTGCAG aaatggCCGGTGTGTAAAAATCCATACACTTTGTGATGAAATAGAAGACTGCGGAAatgaatttaacaataaaactaattgttag